In Candidatus Bathyarchaeota archaeon, a genomic segment contains:
- a CDS encoding MBL fold metallo-hydrolase: protein MGKITVEPLAFESLGVRSMSCLIETPDVKILVDPGIALGPRFGLLPHPKEYRARSQLRSLLIEKSHKADVITISHYHHDHYTPNYVENVFIGSSPEDAAAIIKDKTLIIKNFRENVNASQRRRGWLFWKFAQKYSREILTADGREFQSGDTKIKFSRPVPHGEAGSSLGWVTMLLVSVDNFKVMHASDIQGPIFEGTADMILKENPEILIVGGPPLYLAGGLVDEVNVSHSKENLNKLCQVVETIILDHHIMRSLDCHLFVEPIERYAESIGHVLVSAAKFKGLEDNLLEARRNELYRKEPPSSEFLAWTRLPWERRRVEPPPV, encoded by the coding sequence TTGGGAAAGATTACAGTCGAGCCTCTCGCCTTTGAGAGCTTAGGCGTCAGGTCGATGTCCTGCCTCATAGAGACCCCTGACGTTAAAATTCTAGTAGATCCTGGGATAGCGCTCGGACCGAGGTTCGGCCTACTGCCACATCCCAAAGAGTATAGAGCCAGATCGCAACTTCGAAGCCTCCTAATAGAAAAATCGCATAAGGCGGATGTGATAACCATATCACATTACCACCATGATCATTACACACCAAACTATGTCGAGAATGTATTCATAGGCTCGAGTCCAGAAGATGCCGCTGCAATAATCAAAGACAAGACGCTCATAATCAAGAATTTCAGGGAGAACGTGAATGCAAGTCAGAGAAGGAGAGGCTGGCTCTTCTGGAAGTTCGCCCAGAAATATTCAAGAGAGATCTTAACCGCCGACGGTCGAGAGTTCCAGTCCGGCGATACCAAGATCAAATTCTCCCGGCCTGTACCTCATGGAGAGGCTGGGTCGAGTCTGGGTTGGGTCACGATGCTCCTGGTAAGCGTTGACAATTTTAAGGTCATGCATGCGTCTGATATTCAAGGACCTATCTTTGAGGGGACTGCGGATATGATACTAAAAGAGAACCCTGAGATCCTCATAGTGGGTGGACCACCGCTCTACTTGGCCGGAGGGCTGGTGGATGAGGTTAATGTCAGCCACAGTAAGGAAAACCTCAATAAGTTATGCCAAGTAGTTGAAACTATAATTTTAGACCACCATATCATGAGGAGTTTGGACTGCCATCTATTTGTGGAGCCTATTGAAAGATATGCGGAATCGATCGGACATGTTTTAGTGTCAGCTGCGAAATTCAAGGGATTGGAGGATAATCTGCTTGAGGCTAGAAGGAATGAACTGTATAGGAAGGAGCCTCCGAGCTCGGAGTTCCTTGCGTGGACCAGACTGCCTTGGGAGAGGAGGAGGGTTGAACCTCCACCCGTCTAA
- a CDS encoding DedA family protein gives MMKLGFIEEYLSWIIDFTLSLGGYGVFAAMVLESSILPIPSEAILVTAGLLGIDPITSGFAGGLGSTVGAGLGYYIGKSGRSALYKYGKYILVSERSVSSAESWFKKWGGWAILISRLIPIIPFKVFSIAAGLLRMNYRTFLVLTLIGSIPRCLMLAWVGNMAVKASYDLLLVSALLILLILVSCWIIKRSGRRIFKES, from the coding sequence ATGATGAAACTGGGATTTATTGAAGAATATCTCTCCTGGATTATTGACTTTACACTAAGCCTTGGCGGATACGGGGTCTTCGCCGCGATGGTCCTAGAATCAAGCATCCTACCAATACCTTCGGAGGCCATACTTGTCACCGCAGGCCTTTTAGGAATAGACCCTATTACATCTGGGTTTGCAGGAGGCTTGGGCTCAACCGTTGGTGCGGGTCTAGGATATTATATTGGGAAGAGCGGAAGGAGCGCACTCTACAAGTATGGGAAGTATATCCTCGTCTCAGAGAGGAGTGTATCAAGTGCAGAGAGCTGGTTCAAAAAGTGGGGAGGATGGGCGATTCTAATCAGTAGACTCATACCGATCATACCTTTCAAGGTCTTCTCAATAGCAGCAGGACTACTCAGAATGAATTACAGAACATTCCTCGTACTTACCTTGATTGGCTCCATCCCGAGATGCCTTATGCTTGCATGGGTAGGGAACATGGCTGTCAAAGCCAGCTACGACTTACTGTTAGTGTCAGCTCTACTTATCCTCCTTATCCTGGTAAGTTGCTGGATAATCAAACGGTCGGGTAGGAGGATATTCAAAGAGTCGTAG
- a CDS encoding glycosyltransferase — MLEEISAVIATLNSERTIGKCIESVLRNGLAEVVIVDGGSKDNTLQIAGRYPSTKIFDVEGNIAYAKDTGWRMAGGSLVLFIDADAYIDYGTVHSLIPHLSDESVAGVSCRVSCANPSKFWARMRDLDFKILYRQIFRDSMVVRCPTEPTMCGLFRRKALEDVDGFDLDYPYAEDMKLLNKLESRGYLVKMVYEPTVYHYHRESLKDVCKQFYRHGYGRGLLVGETRERFYLKRNLIKLLLNFLKVTVEIRSVLVLAYPIYRLFTELSFILGYVRGRRSRVQLRNIPAQQKG, encoded by the coding sequence ATGTTGGAAGAAATATCTGCTGTGATAGCGACCTTAAACTCCGAAAGAACTATTGGGAAATGTATAGAGAGTGTGCTGAGGAACGGGTTGGCTGAGGTAGTTATTGTCGACGGGGGATCAAAAGACAATACTTTGCAAATAGCTGGAAGATACCCTTCCACCAAAATATTTGACGTCGAAGGTAACATTGCCTATGCTAAGGATACTGGATGGAGAATGGCTGGGGGATCCTTGGTCCTGTTTATCGATGCAGATGCATACATTGATTACGGGACTGTTCATAGCCTAATTCCACACTTGAGTGACGAATCGGTTGCGGGTGTAAGTTGCAGAGTCTCATGTGCGAATCCAAGTAAGTTCTGGGCTAGGATGAGGGACCTGGACTTTAAAATACTTTACAGGCAAATATTCAGGGATTCGATGGTTGTCCGTTGTCCGACAGAACCGACTATGTGTGGTCTATTCAGAAGGAAGGCTCTTGAGGATGTGGATGGCTTCGACCTCGACTATCCTTACGCTGAGGACATGAAATTGTTAAACAAACTTGAGAGTAGGGGGTACTTGGTTAAAATGGTCTATGAACCGACGGTCTACCATTACCATCGGGAGAGTCTCAAGGATGTGTGCAAACAGTTTTACCGACATGGCTACGGGAGGGGGTTGCTGGTTGGGGAGACTAGGGAAAGATTCTATTTGAAAAGAAATCTGATAAAGCTTCTCCTGAATTTCCTAAAGGTCACCGTTGAAATAAGATCTGTATTAGTGCTAGCCTACCCAATCTATAGACTCTTCACGGAACTATCCTTCATTCTGGGATATGTTCGGGGGCGACGGTCAAGAGTCCAGCTAAGGAATATCCCTGCTCAACAAAAAGGTTAG
- a CDS encoding AIR synthase family protein, whose protein sequence is MREPTVITLANVFRKFIEIHLRDQMKCRLPVGKVPVSSLRKIVFRNLGIPDSRLLVGPGIGEDAAVVKTGGRLIILSTDPVTGALKNLGWLSVHINANDVATRGARPKWYLCSIMLPENSSEDTLRGIMRQVHRACLSLRVAVAGGHSEVTSVINRPVIVGFMVGEAEHGRYFSSSGAEAGDSLIVTKSSGIEGTAIIATDFAELLKEHLDSATIRRAQLLYRRISVVEDALTALDAGGVRAMHDPTEGGVLCGVWEFAEASGLGVKIFGEDIPILNETEAVSKALGLNPLRMMSSGSLLIAARPSSSERIISRLSTKGIEATLIGEFTDIKKGRKIVYRDGSSADLKPPFPDEVYTLFKRLAGE, encoded by the coding sequence GTGCGGGAGCCTACCGTCATCACCTTGGCAAACGTATTTAGGAAGTTCATTGAGATCCATCTGCGAGACCAAATGAAGTGTAGACTCCCAGTTGGTAAGGTTCCTGTATCGAGCCTGAGGAAAATAGTCTTCAGAAATCTGGGTATACCAGATAGCAGGCTATTGGTCGGACCGGGGATAGGGGAGGACGCAGCTGTTGTCAAAACTGGTGGACGACTGATAATCCTATCAACTGATCCTGTAACCGGCGCCCTGAAGAATCTAGGCTGGCTCTCAGTCCATATAAATGCCAATGATGTTGCAACTAGAGGGGCTAGACCTAAATGGTACCTATGCTCAATAATGTTGCCTGAGAATTCGAGTGAAGATACCTTACGGGGAATCATGAGGCAGGTCCATCGGGCTTGCCTCTCGTTAAGAGTCGCCGTCGCCGGTGGGCATTCTGAGGTTACTTCAGTAATTAACAGACCCGTAATCGTCGGCTTCATGGTTGGGGAGGCTGAGCATGGGAGATACTTCTCCTCCTCAGGGGCTGAGGCTGGCGACTCTCTTATAGTCACCAAGAGCTCAGGAATAGAGGGAACAGCTATAATCGCCACTGACTTCGCTGAACTTTTGAAGGAACATTTGGATTCGGCAACTATCAGGAGGGCACAACTCCTTTACAGAAGAATAAGTGTCGTAGAAGACGCCCTGACTGCTCTAGATGCTGGGGGTGTCCGTGCAATGCATGATCCGACTGAGGGTGGTGTTCTATGTGGGGTTTGGGAGTTTGCAGAAGCATCAGGCCTAGGTGTCAAAATATTTGGCGAGGACATTCCCATTCTGAATGAGACAGAGGCTGTCTCGAAGGCTCTAGGTCTCAACCCTCTAAGAATGATGAGTTCAGGTTCCCTCCTAATAGCTGCAAGACCATCATCATCTGAAAGAATAATCTCGAGACTCTCAACGAAGGGCATCGAAGCAACTTTGATAGGTGAATTTACGGATATAAAGAAAGGTAGGAAGATAGTTTATAGAGATGGCAGTTCAGCGGACCTGAAACCCCCATTCCCAGATGAGGTATATACTTTATTTAAAAGGCTGGCGGGAGAGTAG